The following are from one region of the Paenibacillus bovis genome:
- the frr gene encoding ribosome recycling factor, which yields MPQSVKKSAEDRMQKAIQALSRDLATLRAGRAAPSILDRVQVEYYGSMTPLNQLANISTPDSRTLLIQPWDKSSLSDIERAIMKSDLGLTPANDGNIIRLSIPALTEERRAELVKLTKKFGEESKVAIRNIRRDANDDIKKLEKTDISEDESRGHQEDVQKLTDRFIKEVDNVLAAKEKEIMEV from the coding sequence ATGCCTCAATCGGTTAAAAAAAGTGCAGAAGATCGTATGCAAAAAGCGATTCAAGCTCTGAGCCGTGACCTGGCTACACTGCGCGCCGGACGCGCAGCACCATCCATTCTGGATCGTGTACAGGTAGAATATTATGGCTCCATGACGCCTCTGAATCAATTGGCCAATATCAGTACACCGGATTCCCGTACACTGCTGATTCAGCCGTGGGACAAATCCTCTTTGTCCGATATTGAACGTGCTATCATGAAATCGGATCTCGGACTGACTCCAGCCAATGATGGTAACATCATTCGTCTGTCGATTCCGGCGCTGACTGAAGAGCGTCGTGCCGAGCTGGTCAAACTGACGAAAAAATTCGGTGAAGAGTCCAAAGTAGCTATCCGTAATATTCGCCGCGATGCGAATGATGATATCAAAAAGCTGGAAAAAACGGATATTTCGGAAGATGAATCCCGTGGTCATCAGGAAGATGTACAAAAGCTGACAGACCGCTTCATCAAAGAAGTTGACAACGTATTGGCTGCGAAAGAAAAAGAGATTATGGAAGTGTAA
- the rseP gene encoding RIP metalloprotease RseP has translation METLQRIIMIVLMFFTIVTVHEWGHYFFAKRAGVLVREFAIGFGPKLFSYKRNETVFTLRLLPFGGYARMAGEDPELAEIQPGQTIAVRTSDNVVKTIFVDQLDNRKNVIRGEVQSIDLVDDLKIVMDVDGEVQTFAVHPQAMMMARGQEIQIAPRNRHFNSASVGQRALSIFAGPAMNFILAIVLCLVYVRMVGVPMENPRGIELTQVMGDGAAAEAGLQKGDLVEKINGSPVGSDPQTLVKLVQESPNKPMQWVVERDGQEQTVTVTPKPDASNIGKIGVIPNVETRSATIGETFKYAGQSFVDMSGLILEGLKRLIFGQFELDQLAGPVGTIQATNDVAKMGIEQMIRWTAIISINLGIFNLLPIPALDGSRLIFIFVEWIRRKPLDPGKEGLVHVIGFAMLFLLMIAVTYNDILRLIRG, from the coding sequence TTGGAGACACTTCAACGAATTATTATGATTGTACTCATGTTTTTTACGATCGTGACTGTGCATGAGTGGGGACACTATTTCTTTGCCAAACGTGCCGGTGTACTGGTACGGGAATTTGCGATAGGATTTGGCCCCAAGCTTTTTTCATATAAAAGAAACGAGACGGTATTTACACTTCGTCTGCTGCCATTTGGTGGATATGCCCGTATGGCCGGTGAAGATCCGGAACTGGCAGAGATTCAGCCGGGTCAGACGATAGCGGTACGTACATCGGACAATGTCGTTAAGACTATTTTTGTAGACCAACTGGATAACCGTAAAAATGTAATCCGTGGTGAGGTACAGTCGATTGATCTGGTTGACGATCTAAAAATTGTGATGGATGTGGATGGCGAAGTTCAGACTTTTGCTGTTCATCCACAGGCCATGATGATGGCAAGAGGACAGGAAATTCAGATCGCACCGCGCAATCGCCACTTTAATAGTGCTTCGGTTGGACAGCGTGCATTGTCTATTTTTGCAGGCCCTGCCATGAACTTTATTCTGGCTATTGTGCTCTGTCTGGTTTATGTACGTATGGTTGGCGTACCGATGGAAAATCCCAGAGGTATCGAACTTACGCAGGTGATGGGCGACGGAGCAGCGGCAGAAGCCGGTCTGCAAAAAGGCGATCTGGTAGAGAAAATCAACGGATCACCGGTTGGAAGCGATCCACAGACTTTGGTCAAACTTGTTCAGGAATCACCAAACAAGCCAATGCAGTGGGTAGTTGAACGTGACGGTCAGGAACAGACGGTTACGGTTACGCCAAAACCGGATGCCAGCAATATTGGTAAAATCGGAGTTATACCCAACGTAGAAACACGTAGTGCAACGATCGGAGAGACATTTAAATATGCCGGTCAATCTTTTGTAGATATGAGTGGACTCATTCTGGAAGGTCTCAAGAGATTGATTTTTGGGCAATTTGAATTGGATCAGCTGGCTGGACCAGTAGGCACTATTCAAGCGACTAATGATGTGGCTAAAATGGGAATTGAACAGATGATCCGCTGGACAGCCATTATTAGTATCAACCTAGGGATTTTCAATCTGCTTCCTATTCCGGCACTGGATGGTAGTCGCCTGATCTTTATCTTTGTAGAATGGATTCGCCGTAAACCGCTGGATCCGGGCAAGGAAGGTCTTGTACATGTTATTGGATTCGCGATGCTGTTCCTGCTCATGATTGCAGTGACGTACAATGATATTCTGAGACTAATCCGCGGTTAA
- a CDS encoding phosphatidate cytidylyltransferase encodes MKERIITGIIAAAVYVSFCLLGGYAYQGLILAMALIGYYEFVTMTKAAPFGAPAVIGYISVAYMLFPWTLMNLTPPLSVDHSIWILMLLLLSITVISKNNLDIKQMALLFIGAFYIGTGFAYIAYTRQAPDGHGLYWTFVLLASIWASDIGAYFTGKALGKRKLWPSISPNKTIEGAIGGICWAIVVAIVFSLMSPTLFPLWIAVLIGVAASIVGQMGDLIQSAYKRIYGIKDSGKILPGHGGILDRCDSWLMVFPFVHILMLMPY; translated from the coding sequence GTGAAAGAGCGGATAATCACTGGTATTATAGCTGCAGCCGTATATGTCAGCTTTTGCCTGCTTGGAGGCTACGCTTACCAGGGCTTGATACTGGCAATGGCTCTAATTGGATATTATGAATTTGTAACCATGACAAAGGCGGCTCCATTCGGAGCACCGGCGGTGATCGGCTACATTAGTGTCGCGTATATGCTCTTTCCCTGGACACTAATGAATCTGACACCGCCATTGTCCGTTGATCACAGTATTTGGATTTTGATGCTTTTATTGCTGTCCATTACTGTGATATCCAAGAATAATCTGGATATTAAACAAATGGCACTTCTGTTCATTGGAGCCTTTTATATAGGTACAGGTTTTGCTTATATTGCATACACACGTCAGGCACCGGATGGCCATGGCTTATATTGGACATTTGTTCTGCTGGCATCTATCTGGGCGAGTGATATTGGCGCATATTTTACAGGGAAAGCGCTGGGCAAACGCAAGCTCTGGCCTTCGATCAGCCCGAACAAAACGATTGAAGGTGCGATTGGAGGAATATGTTGGGCGATTGTAGTCGCAATTGTGTTCTCATTGATGTCGCCAACATTATTCCCGCTCTGGATTGCCGTCCTGATCGGTGTAGCAGCATCTATTGTAGGACAGATGGGTGATCTAATTCAGTCCGCATACAAGCGTATCTACGGAATCAAGGATTCGGGCAAAATACTGCCTGGACATGGAGGCATCCTGGATCGCTGTGATAGCTGGCTGATGGTATTTCCGTTTGTGCATATTTTGATGTTAATGCCTTATTGA
- the pyrH gene encoding UMP kinase — MNKPVFKRVVLKVSGESLSGMTGYGIEADMISSIANQIKEVVALGVEVAVVCGGGNIWRGIAGSANGIDRATADYMGMLATVMNSLALQDALEQIDVPTRVQTSIAMQQIAEPYIRRRAIRHLEKGRVVIFAAGTGNPFFSTDTTAALRAAEIEAEVILMAKNKVDGVYSADPFKDPTAVKFEQLTYMEVLNQNLGVMDSTASSLCMDNNIPLIVFAITEQGNIKRVVLGEKIGTVVKGSVD, encoded by the coding sequence TTGAATAAGCCTGTATTTAAAAGAGTGGTCTTAAAGGTCAGTGGTGAGTCGCTGTCAGGTATGACGGGGTACGGCATTGAAGCAGATATGATTTCTTCGATCGCTAATCAGATCAAGGAAGTTGTTGCGCTAGGAGTAGAGGTAGCAGTAGTATGCGGCGGCGGTAACATCTGGCGCGGTATTGCAGGCAGTGCGAATGGAATCGACCGTGCAACGGCGGATTACATGGGCATGCTGGCTACTGTAATGAACTCGCTGGCTCTGCAGGATGCTTTGGAGCAAATTGATGTTCCAACACGTGTACAGACATCGATCGCAATGCAGCAGATCGCCGAGCCATATATCCGTAGAAGAGCTATCCGTCATCTGGAAAAGGGACGTGTTGTTATCTTCGCAGCCGGAACAGGTAATCCATTCTTCTCCACAGATACAACAGCAGCACTGCGTGCAGCTGAGATCGAAGCAGAAGTTATTTTGATGGCTAAAAACAAAGTCGATGGTGTGTATTCGGCAGATCCATTCAAGGACCCGACCGCCGTCAAATTTGAACAGCTTACATACATGGAAGTGCTTAATCAGAATCTGGGCGTTATGGATTCGACAGCGTCTTCTCTGTGTATGGATAATAATATCCCGCTAATTGTATTCGCCATTACGGAACAGGGAAATATTAAACGAGTCGTACTCGGTGAGAAGATCGGTACGGTTGTTAAAGGGAGTGTAGATTAA
- a CDS encoding 1-deoxy-D-xylulose-5-phosphate reductoisomerase: MKKIAILGSTGSIGTQTLDVVRAHPEAFQVEGIAAGTNVELVIQQANEFHPRIVSVGTKELAEQIRHQLPAGTQVYYGEQGLIEVAAGTEAHTVVTAVMGSMGLPSTLAAIEAGKTIGLANKETLVTAGHLVTERARQKGVQLLPIDSEHSALFQSLNGEPRERIAQLTLTASGGSFRDRTRAELHGVTVADALKHPNWSMGAKITIDSASMANKGLEVIEAHWLFDMPYDQISVLLHPESIIHSFVEFVDTSIIAQLGNPDMRVPIQYALTYPDRQSSPSSRLSLAQVGQLNFKEMDYERFPCLRMAFEAGRLGGTAPTVFNAANEVAVARFLKGEIAFLTIEDIIADALERHQTTANPELEVIQSVDQETRAQAMAFSEKV, from the coding sequence ATGAAAAAGATAGCAATTCTTGGTTCAACCGGTTCGATCGGTACCCAGACGCTGGATGTAGTACGTGCCCATCCGGAAGCCTTTCAGGTGGAAGGAATAGCGGCAGGTACCAATGTAGAGCTGGTTATACAGCAGGCGAATGAATTCCATCCTCGAATCGTCTCTGTAGGCACAAAAGAACTGGCAGAACAGATTCGGCATCAGCTGCCTGCAGGAACACAGGTATATTACGGTGAACAGGGACTGATCGAAGTTGCTGCAGGCACCGAAGCACATACTGTGGTTACAGCGGTAATGGGCAGCATGGGTCTGCCATCGACGCTGGCAGCGATCGAGGCAGGCAAGACGATTGGTCTGGCTAACAAAGAAACCCTCGTTACAGCAGGCCATCTGGTTACCGAACGTGCCCGTCAAAAAGGAGTGCAACTGCTGCCGATTGACAGTGAGCATTCGGCTCTTTTCCAGTCACTAAATGGAGAACCGCGTGAACGGATTGCCCAGCTGACATTAACAGCGTCAGGCGGTTCGTTTCGTGATCGTACCCGTGCAGAGTTACATGGCGTAACGGTCGCTGATGCGCTCAAGCATCCCAACTGGTCGATGGGAGCCAAAATCACTATCGATTCCGCCAGTATGGCCAACAAAGGGCTTGAAGTGATCGAGGCTCACTGGTTGTTTGATATGCCTTACGATCAGATTTCGGTGTTGCTGCATCCAGAGAGTATTATTCACTCGTTTGTGGAATTTGTGGATACGAGCATTATTGCACAGCTGGGCAATCCGGATATGAGAGTACCTATCCAGTATGCATTGACTTATCCGGATCGTCAGTCTTCCCCTTCTTCGCGATTATCGCTTGCACAGGTAGGCCAGTTGAATTTCAAGGAGATGGATTACGAGCGTTTCCCTTGTCTGCGAATGGCCTTTGAAGCAGGACGGCTGGGCGGAACAGCTCCTACCGTATTTAATGCAGCCAATGAAGTGGCTGTCGCACGATTCCTCAAAGGAGAGATTGCGTTCCTGACAATAGAGGATATTATTGCAGATGCACTGGAACGTCACCAGACAACAGCCAATCCAGAACTGGAAGTTATCCAGAGTGTCGATCAGGAGACGCGTGCACAAGCAATGGCTTTTTCCGAAAAGGTATAA
- a CDS encoding isoprenyl transferase: MFKRVRSWWEKEEQQSSGELSQENIPQHIAIIMDGNGRWAKSLGMPRVIGHQNGMKAVKRATIAADELGVKYLTMYAFSTENWKRPREEVDFLMKLPGEFVATELEELVEKNVQVRLMGDKSVLPSFTLEPLEKAIRDTAHNTGLVLTFAMNYGSRIEITEGVKKMVEAVQNGTMSIEDINPDTFGTVLQSSSLPDPDLLIRTSGELRLSNFMLWQLAYSELWFTPIYWPEFGKEHMIEAVAEYQRRIRRYGGL; encoded by the coding sequence ATGTTCAAGCGTGTTCGCTCATGGTGGGAAAAAGAAGAGCAACAAAGTTCCGGCGAACTTTCGCAGGAGAATATTCCACAGCATATTGCCATTATTATGGATGGAAATGGACGCTGGGCGAAAAGTTTGGGTATGCCGCGCGTAATCGGGCATCAAAACGGAATGAAAGCTGTAAAGCGTGCCACCATTGCTGCAGATGAACTTGGAGTCAAATACTTGACCATGTATGCTTTCTCAACAGAAAACTGGAAAAGACCCAGAGAAGAAGTGGATTTTCTGATGAAACTTCCCGGGGAATTTGTAGCTACAGAGCTTGAAGAACTGGTTGAGAAAAATGTACAGGTCCGATTAATGGGCGATAAAAGTGTACTACCTTCCTTTACGCTGGAGCCTCTGGAAAAAGCAATTCGCGATACCGCACACAACACGGGACTCGTATTAACCTTTGCCATGAACTATGGCAGTCGGATTGAAATTACAGAAGGTGTAAAAAAGATGGTAGAGGCTGTTCAAAACGGTACGATGTCTATAGAAGATATCAACCCCGATACATTTGGTACCGTACTGCAATCGTCAAGTCTGCCCGATCCTGATCTGTTGATCCGTACCAGTGGAGAACTTCGGCTGAGCAATTTTATGCTCTGGCAGCTGGCTTACAGTGAATTATGGTTTACACCGATTTACTGGCCGGAATTTGGCAAAGAACATATGATTGAAGCAGTAGCAGAATATCAGCGCAGAATACGGAGGTATGGCGGTCTCTAG